The Synechocystis sp. PCC 7509 genome includes a window with the following:
- a CDS encoding ISL3 family transposase, whose product MIKKRGIKVMTELLNLKGVLVTSQRIHNGIGIILQTESIESYSLCPRCCTKSEKIHQNHRHIIKDLPFGEQPVFLEINRRQFKCSRCQKPFSEELDYVGKKRTYTKRLAQQIIQEVLENDIHSVASKGIVTTEEIERMLKDASSELCDSKPSNLKRLGIDEIALVLKLIEVKEVSLSLKEMHELKEKIRKIFNKTDDWYTGVFKIGMWLSRAKKYFLRSHNTFIGWFDEIIAYFDNGTTSGTVEGINNKLKLIKRSGYGFRNFDNFRIRCLLNWT is encoded by the coding sequence ATGATCAAGAAAAGAGGGATAAAAGTTATGACAGAGCTTCTAAATTTAAAAGGTGTATTAGTTACATCACAGCGTATTCATAATGGAATTGGTATTATCTTACAAACGGAATCAATAGAATCCTATAGCCTCTGTCCTCGTTGTTGTACAAAAAGCGAAAAGATACATCAAAACCATCGCCATATTATTAAAGATTTACCTTTTGGAGAGCAGCCAGTATTCTTAGAAATAAATAGACGACAATTTAAGTGTTCTAGGTGTCAAAAGCCATTTAGTGAAGAGTTGGATTATGTAGGAAAAAAGAGAACTTACACAAAACGATTAGCACAACAAATAATCCAAGAGGTTTTAGAAAACGATATTCACAGTGTAGCGTCAAAGGGTATAGTCACCACCGAAGAAATAGAACGGATGTTAAAAGATGCCTCATCAGAACTATGTGATTCAAAACCATCCAACTTAAAAAGACTTGGAATTGACGAAATTGCTCTAGTGTTAAAGCTCATAGAAGTTAAAGAAGTATCTCTGAGCTTGAAAGAAATGCACGAATTAAAAGAAAAAATCAGAAAAATATTTAATAAAACTGATGATTGGTATACAGGAGTTTTTAAAATAGGAATGTGGTTATCTAGAGCTAAAAAATACTTTCTTCGCAGCCACAATACTTTTATTGGCTGGTTTGATGAAATAATCGCTTACTTTGATAATGGAACAACAAGCGGTACTGTAGAAGGAATTAATAACAAACTTAAACTTATTAAACGCTCTGGATATGGATTCAGAAATTTTGATAACTTTAGGATTAGATGTTTGCTGAACTGGACTTAA
- a CDS encoding helix-turn-helix domain-containing protein, with amino-acid sequence MGFSSTMGLVRLRIREYAAEKGWTIKEVSERSGIPYTTVKNYAKSPGLATIDVTSLQKLARTFDVLIEDLFEVVQE; translated from the coding sequence TTGGGCTTTTCGTCAACAATGGGCTTGGTCAGGTTGCGGATTCGGGAGTACGCTGCTGAAAAAGGATGGACGATCAAAGAAGTTTCAGAGCGTTCGGGGATTCCCTACACTACAGTCAAAAACTATGCAAAATCGCCGGGACTTGCAACAATAGACGTTACTTCTTTGCAAAAATTAGCTAGAACCTTTGATGTATTGATAGAAGATTTGTTTGAGGTAGTGCAGGAATAG
- a CDS encoding GUN4 domain-containing protein yields MSTNQLISELDCRYRKLQELLVAKKWRKADIETYKIMLFLTYPETANRQDIYNLGIDFIINDINLILDFTNNIGSSVIVMPN; encoded by the coding sequence ATGTCTACAAATCAATTAATATCCGAATTAGACTGTAGATATCGTAAGCTTCAAGAATTATTAGTAGCAAAGAAGTGGAGGAAAGCAGATATAGAAACGTACAAAATTATGCTTTTTTTGACTTATCCAGAGACAGCAAATAGACAAGACATTTATAATTTAGGGATTGATTTTATAATAAACGATATTAACTTGATACTTGATTTTACAAACAATATTGGTTCTTCAGTAATTGTTATGCCAAACTAA